A part of Molothrus aeneus isolate 106 chromosome 10, BPBGC_Maene_1.0, whole genome shotgun sequence genomic DNA contains:
- the SEC62 gene encoding translocation protein SEC62, producing the protein MAERRRHRKRVQEVGEPFKEEKAVAKYLRFNCPTKSTNMMGHRVDYFIASKAVDCLLDSKWAKAKKGEEALFTTRESVVDYCNRLLKKQFFHRALKVMKMKPDKDTKKEKEKGKAESGKEEEKKSKKESGKDEKTKKEKEKEKKKDGEKDECKKDDTPGTPKKKETKRKFKLEPHEDQVFLDGNEVYVWIYDPVHFKTFAMGLVLVIAVIAATLFPLWPAEMRVGVYYLSVGAGCFVASILLLAVARCILFLIIWLITGGRHHFWFLPNLTADVGFIDSFRPLYTHEYKGPKADLKKEEKAESKKQQKYDSEEKSDSEKKEEEDGKTEGTRNSGTDGSGGERHSDTDSDRREDDRSQHSSGNGNDFEMITKEELEQQTDEGDCEEEEEEDTESGPSHGKS; encoded by the exons ATGGCGGAGCGGCGGAGGCACAGGAAGCGCGTCCAG GAAGTTGGTGAGCCATTCAAGGAGGAGAAGGCTGTTGCTAAATACTTGCGCTTCAACTGTCCAACAAAATCCACCAACATGATGGGCCACCGAGTTGATTATTTTATTG ctTCCAAAGCTGTGGATTGCCTCCTGGATTCTAAATGGGCGAAGGCAAAGAAAGGAGAGGAGGCTCTCTTTACAACCCGGGAGTCTGTAGTTGATTACTGCAACAG aCTCCTGAAAAAACAGTTCTTTCATCGAGCCTTGAAAGTGATGAAAATGAAACCTGACAAGgatacaaagaaagaaaaggaaaaaggaaaggctgagagtggaaaagaagaggagaaaaagagcaagaaggaaagtggcaaagatgaaaaaacaaagaaggagaaagaaaaggaaaagaaaaaggatggtGAAAAAGATGAGTGTAAGAAG GATGACACCCCAGGAACAcccaagaaaaaggaaactaaGAGGAAATTTAAACTTGAGCCACATGAAGACCAGGTTTTCTTGGATGGAAATGAG GTCTACGTGTGGATCTATGACCCTGTTCACTTTAAGACTTTTGCCATGGGACTCGTACTTG tgATTGCCGTTATCGCCGCCACCCTGTTCCCGCTGTGGCCAGCCGAGATGCGCGTCGGTGTTTATTACCTCAGCGTGGGCGCCGGCTGCTTTGTCGCCAGTATTCTGCTCCTCGCCGTCG CTCGCTGCATCCTTTTCCTTATCATCTGGCTCATCACTGGAGGAAGGCATCACTTCTGGTTCCTGCCAAACCTTACAGCAGATGTGGGATTCATTGACTCCTTCAGGCCCCTGTACACACACGAATACAAAGGACCAAAAGCAGActtaaagaaagaggaaaaagcagaatccaaaaagcagcaaaaatacGACAGCGAGGAGAAATCAGACagtgagaagaaggaagaggaggatggaAAGACAGAAGGCACAAGGAACTCAGGAACAGACGGCTCAGGAGGAGAGCGACATTCAGACACTGACAGTGACAGGCGTGAAGATGACAGGTCCCAGCACAGTAGTGGCAATGGAAACGACTTTGAAATGATCACAAAAGAGGAACTGGAACAGCAAACAGATGAAGGGGAttgtgaggaggaagaggaggaagataCCGAAAGTGGGCCTTCACATGGAAAATCATAA